A single genomic interval of Croceibacter atlanticus HTCC2559 harbors:
- a CDS encoding M16 family metallopeptidase: protein MNAIKLLVTLIVITSVLGCKQNNLENTTDIVTQTKEDANGFSYESVTNDPTGLRLYTLDNGLKVYLGKNEDEPKIQTLIAVRAGSTYDPEDNTGLAHYLEHMVFKGTDEIGTQNWQKEKQLISKISELYEQHKNEKDPITKQAIYKDIDSVSQEASKYSIANEYDKMISSLGAENTNAFTSTEETVYISKIPSNEIDKWLKVESERFSQLVLRLFHTELEAVYEEFNRGQDSDGRKHYAAVLEGLFPNHPYGTQSTIGTSEHLKNPSMVAINNYFDTYYVPNNMAVIMVGDLDFEETIKKINSAFGTFKYKEVNHPTFPEQPEIGEPIEKVVYGPTTESVYVAFRTKGVGSKDEQIVTLIDYILANSAAGLIDLDLNQQQKVQRASSFTNFDNDYGMHILYGIPKAEQSLDEVKSLLLGELEKVKQGKFDEWLIDAVVNDLKKSRIQQYENNSATAYAYLDAFIGKQDWEKRLKFLNELKSITKQELVEFANAHYKNNYVVAFKKQGKDSTTVKVENPNITPIQVNRNKQSQFLTDFNTMDSPTLKPQFVDYSKAIKTQKTANGLDLQFVLNESNELFTLNIIFDMGSDHDKELSLAAGYLDFLGTDKYTPKELKKEFYKIGVDYSVYTQNDKTYISLSGLGENLEKGLELIQHLWDNAIPNQEAYDKYVESIAKNREDKKMEKRNILFNGLMNFGKYGEDSRLRDIYSIKELQNIKPSDLVQKVKDLQDFKHRIFYYGNDVETANSAISNQLQIVDSLKEYPDPKNYNEKDTGGRVYFTNYDMTQTEIVFIAKGEEFDAKKMAATNLFNTYFGSGLSSIVFQDIRESKALAYSAFSSYQNASEKGEPNYVMAYIGTQANKMPEAVEAMMDLMSNMPEAKDQFQAAKEATLKKIAANRITKADIFWTYESIKKRGLSKDNRQEMYNAVLEMTLDDLSNFFEENIKGENYNILVIGNKNEINFEALSKYGEIIELDRDYLFNYEVPTPIKN from the coding sequence ATGAATGCAATTAAATTACTTGTTACCTTAATTGTTATCACATCTGTTCTAGGATGTAAGCAAAACAATCTTGAGAATACAACAGATATTGTTACCCAAACCAAAGAAGATGCCAACGGGTTTAGCTATGAGTCTGTAACAAATGATCCTACAGGATTAAGGCTTTATACCTTAGATAATGGCCTAAAAGTTTATTTAGGTAAAAATGAAGATGAGCCTAAAATTCAAACTTTAATTGCTGTAAGAGCTGGCTCAACATATGATCCAGAAGATAATACAGGCTTGGCTCATTATTTAGAGCATATGGTTTTTAAAGGCACAGATGAAATAGGTACTCAAAACTGGCAGAAAGAGAAACAACTTATTTCAAAAATATCTGAACTTTATGAGCAACATAAAAATGAAAAAGATCCTATAACTAAACAAGCTATTTATAAAGATATAGATAGTGTGTCTCAAGAAGCTTCAAAATATTCTATTGCAAATGAATATGATAAAATGATAAGCTCTTTAGGTGCAGAAAATACTAATGCTTTTACTTCAACAGAAGAAACGGTATATATTAGTAAAATTCCTTCAAACGAAATAGACAAGTGGTTAAAGGTAGAGAGCGAAAGGTTTAGCCAACTTGTTTTAAGATTATTTCATACAGAATTAGAGGCTGTTTATGAAGAGTTTAATAGAGGTCAAGATAGTGATGGGCGTAAACATTATGCAGCAGTATTAGAAGGTTTATTTCCTAATCATCCTTATGGTACGCAGTCTACAATAGGTACTAGTGAGCACCTTAAAAACCCATCGATGGTTGCTATTAATAATTATTTTGATACCTATTATGTACCTAATAATATGGCAGTAATAATGGTTGGCGATTTAGATTTTGAGGAAACTATTAAGAAAATAAATTCTGCATTTGGCACTTTTAAATATAAAGAGGTTAATCACCCAACTTTTCCAGAACAACCCGAAATAGGTGAGCCTATTGAAAAAGTTGTTTATGGCCCAACGACCGAATCTGTGTATGTAGCATTTAGGACTAAAGGAGTTGGTAGTAAAGACGAACAAATTGTAACATTAATAGATTATATACTTGCAAATTCAGCTGCAGGATTAATAGATTTAGATTTAAACCAACAGCAAAAAGTACAAAGAGCATCTTCGTTCACAAATTTCGATAATGACTATGGTATGCATATCCTGTATGGTATACCAAAAGCTGAACAGTCTTTAGATGAAGTTAAGTCTTTATTATTAGGTGAACTAGAAAAAGTTAAGCAAGGCAAGTTTGATGAATGGTTAATTGATGCAGTTGTAAACGATTTAAAAAAATCTAGAATACAACAATATGAAAACAACTCTGCAACAGCATATGCATACCTTGATGCATTTATAGGTAAACAAGATTGGGAAAAGCGTCTTAAGTTTTTAAATGAATTAAAATCAATTACAAAACAAGAATTAGTAGAGTTTGCAAACGCACACTACAAAAACAATTATGTAGTTGCGTTTAAAAAACAAGGTAAGGATAGCACGACTGTAAAGGTTGAGAATCCAAATATTACACCAATTCAAGTAAATAGAAATAAGCAATCTCAGTTCTTAACAGACTTTAATACAATGGATTCTCCTACGTTAAAGCCACAGTTTGTAGATTATAGCAAAGCAATAAAAACACAAAAAACGGCGAACGGTCTAGATTTACAATTCGTATTAAATGAGAGTAATGAGTTGTTTACCTTAAATATAATATTTGATATGGGTAGTGATCACGATAAAGAATTATCGTTAGCTGCTGGTTATCTTGATTTTTTAGGAACAGATAAGTATACGCCTAAGGAACTAAAAAAGGAATTTTATAAAATAGGTGTAGATTATAGTGTTTATACCCAAAATGATAAAACTTATATAAGTTTAAGTGGTTTAGGAGAAAACTTAGAAAAAGGATTAGAGCTTATCCAACACCTATGGGATAACGCAATACCAAATCAGGAAGCATATGATAAATATGTTGAAAGTATTGCAAAAAATAGAGAGGATAAAAAAATGGAAAAACGTAATATCCTTTTTAACGGATTAATGAATTTTGGTAAATACGGAGAAGACTCCAGGCTAAGAGATATTTATTCTATAAAAGAATTACAAAACATTAAACCTTCAGATTTAGTACAAAAAGTTAAAGATCTGCAAGACTTTAAGCATCGTATTTTCTATTACGGTAATGATGTTGAAACTGCTAATTCTGCAATATCTAATCAATTACAAATTGTTGATTCCTTAAAAGAGTATCCAGATCCTAAAAATTATAATGAAAAAGATACAGGTGGTCGTGTTTACTTTACAAATTACGATATGACTCAAACTGAAATTGTGTTTATAGCAAAAGGCGAAGAATTTGATGCTAAGAAAATGGCAGCGACAAACCTTTTTAACACCTATTTTGGTAGTGGGCTTTCATCAATCGTATTTCAGGATATTCGTGAAAGTAAAGCATTGGCTTACTCAGCGTTTTCTTCATATCAAAATGCGTCAGAAAAAGGAGAACCTAATTATGTAATGGCATATATTGGCACACAAGCTAATAAAATGCCAGAAGCAGTTGAGGCTATGATGGATTTAATGTCTAATATGCCAGAAGCTAAAGATCAATTTCAAGCCGCAAAAGAAGCCACGCTTAAAAAAATTGCAGCTAATAGAATTACTAAAGCAGATATATTCTGGACTTATGAAAGCATTAAAAAAAGAGGACTTTCAAAAGACAACAGGCAGGAAATGTATAATGCAGTTTTGGAAATGACCTTAGATGATCTAAGTAACTTCTTCGAAGAAAATATAAAAGGTGAAAACTATAACATATTAGTCATAGGCAATAAAAATGAAATCAATTTTGAAGCATTATCCAAGTATGGTGAAATTATAGAATTAGATAGAGATTATCTTTTTAATTATGAAGTCCCAACTCCTATAAAAAACTAA
- a CDS encoding nuclear transport factor 2 family protein gives MNAKHVVKTFFESDFYKDTSILEKTLHEDFELYWNSSSGYFKLNKETFTQMLLEMSKSFEFLRCDITHLLEEDGTVTLRHSFHVKTIENPDDITPLAHFISIFEVKDGQLYKGHQISQPADETHENLKSFLPKSVE, from the coding sequence ATGAATGCAAAACACGTAGTAAAAACTTTTTTTGAATCAGATTTCTATAAGGATACATCAATACTAGAGAAGACTCTACACGAAGATTTTGAGTTATATTGGAACAGCAGTTCTGGTTACTTTAAGTTAAATAAAGAAACCTTTACTCAAATGCTATTAGAGATGTCTAAATCTTTTGAATTCTTAAGATGTGATATTACACATTTGTTGGAAGAAGATGGTACAGTTACACTAAGGCATAGTTTTCATGTTAAGACAATTGAGAATCCAGACGATATAACACCATTAGCACATTTTATTTCTATTTTCGAAGTAAAAGATGGTCAATTGTATAAAGGACATCAAATTAGTCAACCAGCAGATGAAACTCACGAAAATTTAAAGTCGTTTCTTCCAAAAAGTGTGGAATAA
- the efp gene encoding elongation factor P, giving the protein MASTSDIRKGLCIRYNNDIYKIIEFLHVKPGKGPAFVRTKLKSITTGKVLDNTFSAGHKIEDIRVETHKFQFLYNDGEFYHFMNQEDYTQIRLVESVLDAPGLMKEGEVVSIQINTEDNMPLSVEMPAYVVLEIAHTEPGVKGNTATNATKPATVETGAEVNVPLFINEGDKVKIDTETGNYKERVTD; this is encoded by the coding sequence ATGGCATCAACTTCAGATATTCGTAAGGGATTATGTATTCGTTACAATAACGATATTTATAAAATTATAGAGTTTTTACACGTAAAGCCTGGAAAAGGGCCTGCTTTTGTAAGAACTAAATTAAAGAGCATTACAACTGGAAAAGTTCTTGATAACACTTTTTCTGCTGGTCATAAAATTGAAGACATTCGTGTAGAAACACATAAATTTCAATTCTTATATAATGATGGTGAATTCTATCATTTTATGAACCAAGAAGACTATACTCAGATTAGACTAGTAGAATCTGTATTGGATGCTCCAGGTTTAATGAAAGAAGGTGAGGTTGTATCTATTCAAATAAATACAGAAGATAATATGCCGTTATCTGTTGAGATGCCTGCATATGTTGTGTTAGAGATTGCACATACAGAACCTGGTGTAAAAGGAAATACAGCAACTAATGCTACTAAACCAGCAACTGTTGAGACAGGTGCAGAAGTAAACGTTCCTTTATTTATAAACGAAGGAGACAAAGTTAAAATAGATACAGAAACAGGTAACTATAAAGAACGTGTAACAGACTAA
- a CDS encoding UDP-3-O-(3-hydroxymyristoyl)glucosamine N-acyltransferase — protein MKFPQTHTLKQIATIINAKFVGDAKFPVEGMNEIHVVTKGDIVFVDHPKYYDKALNSAATIILINKEVECPEGKALLISEDPFRDFNTLTEYFKPFKKSVSQISETAQIGEGTIIQPGAFVGNYVRIGNNCVIHSNVVLYDHTVIGNNCTIHSGSILGADAFYYKNRPEGFDKLKSGGRVVLQDNVDLGALCTIDKGVTGDTTIGEGTKIDNQVHVGHDTVIGKKCLIASQTGIAGCVVIEDEVTLWGQVGVISGITIGKKATVLAQAGVGKSLKENGRYLGSPADDFRTKVKEMVTLSRLPSIVDKIKS, from the coding sequence ATGAAGTTTCCTCAAACACATACACTAAAGCAAATTGCTACAATTATAAATGCAAAATTTGTTGGTGATGCAAAATTTCCTGTTGAGGGAATGAATGAAATTCATGTTGTTACCAAAGGTGATATAGTTTTTGTAGATCATCCAAAATATTATGACAAAGCATTAAATTCTGCGGCTACAATTATTTTAATTAATAAAGAAGTAGAATGTCCAGAAGGAAAAGCGTTATTAATTTCAGAAGATCCTTTCAGAGATTTTAATACACTAACAGAGTATTTTAAACCATTTAAGAAGTCTGTCTCACAAATATCAGAAACAGCGCAAATTGGAGAAGGTACAATTATACAACCTGGTGCATTTGTTGGTAACTACGTAAGGATAGGGAATAATTGTGTAATTCACAGCAATGTTGTTCTTTATGATCATACAGTTATAGGAAACAACTGTACAATACATTCTGGATCTATATTGGGAGCAGATGCTTTTTATTATAAGAATAGACCAGAAGGATTTGATAAACTAAAATCTGGTGGTCGTGTGGTGCTACAAGATAATGTAGATTTAGGAGCTCTTTGTACTATAGATAAAGGCGTAACTGGAGATACCACAATTGGTGAAGGCACTAAAATAGATAATCAAGTACACGTTGGCCACGATACTGTAATAGGAAAGAAATGTTTAATAGCATCTCAAACTGGCATAGCAGGCTGTGTTGTTATAGAAGATGAAGTTACACTTTGGGGGCAAGTAGGAGTTATTAGCGGTATAACCATAGGAAAAAAAGCAACTGTACTGGCACAAGCAGGTGTAGGAAAATCACTTAAGGAAAATGGTCGTTATTTAGGTTCACCTGCAGATGATTTTAGAACTAAAGTAAAAGAGATGGTAACACTAAGTAGGTTGCCAAGCATTGTAGATAAAATAAAATCTTAA
- the sucD gene encoding succinate--CoA ligase subunit alpha, with the protein MSVLVNKDSKIIVQGFTGSEGTFHAGQMIEYGTNVVGGVTPGKGGQTHLDKPVFNTVDEAVKEAKADTSIIFVPPAFAADAIMEAAEAGIKVIICITEGIPVKDMITVKNYIENKDVRLIGPNCPGVITPGEAKVGIMPGFVFKKGNVGIVSKSGTLTYEAADQVVKQNLGITTAIGIGGDPIIGTTTKEAVEMLINDDETDCIVMIGEIGGQLEADAAKWYKESGSKKPIVGFIAGETAPAGRTMGHAGAIVGGSEDTAQAKKKILKESGIHVVDSPAEIGKKVAEVLG; encoded by the coding sequence ATGAGCGTTCTAGTAAATAAAGATTCAAAAATAATAGTTCAAGGATTTACAGGTAGTGAAGGTACATTTCACGCCGGACAAATGATTGAATATGGTACTAATGTTGTTGGTGGTGTTACACCAGGAAAAGGTGGCCAAACACATTTAGATAAGCCAGTATTTAATACAGTTGATGAAGCTGTAAAAGAAGCAAAGGCAGATACATCTATCATATTTGTACCACCAGCATTTGCTGCTGATGCTATAATGGAAGCTGCAGAAGCTGGAATTAAAGTAATAATCTGTATTACAGAAGGTATTCCTGTAAAAGATATGATTACTGTAAAGAATTATATTGAAAACAAGGATGTACGTTTAATAGGACCTAACTGTCCAGGTGTTATTACACCAGGTGAAGCAAAAGTTGGTATTATGCCAGGATTTGTATTTAAGAAAGGTAATGTAGGTATTGTATCTAAGTCTGGTACTTTAACTTATGAAGCTGCAGATCAAGTTGTAAAGCAAAACCTAGGTATTACAACAGCTATTGGTATTGGTGGAGATCCAATTATTGGAACTACTACAAAAGAAGCTGTTGAGATGCTAATTAATGATGACGAAACAGACTGCATTGTTATGATTGGTGAAATAGGTGGTCAATTAGAGGCAGACGCTGCTAAATGGTATAAGGAAAGCGGTAGTAAAAAACCTATCGTTGGTTTTATTGCTGGTGAAACTGCTCCTGCAGGACGTACTATGGGCCACGCAGGTGCAATTGTAGGTGGTAGTGAAGATACTGCACAGGCAAAGAAAAAAATTCTTAAAGAATCTGGAATACACGTTGTAGATTCTCCAGCAGAAATTGGTAAAAAAGTAGCAGAAGTATTAGGCTAA
- a CDS encoding class I SAM-dependent methyltransferase — MKARSIDDIAKTEAEYWNENKLDRRKIKKLRRHAFHYSYKRESKFLQEKVKHFNDKDVLEIGSHAWVSWIKGNATPKSLDCINISEVELEKGINNAKNIPFEIKFHLMDANTLTFKDEMFDVVYGGAILHHLDVKKSISEIYRVLKPNGIILFTEPLNMNPFYKLYRYFNKKERTPDEHALVNKDFKIIKEKFTFEHVFLDFFSVITGYISLKIFGDKNYDNWINKIGYRLDVFFSKIPFLHVLFARVIIYGTKK, encoded by the coding sequence ATGAAAGCGCGTTCTATAGATGATATTGCAAAAACTGAAGCAGAGTATTGGAATGAAAATAAATTAGATCGACGTAAAATTAAAAAGTTACGTCGTCACGCTTTTCATTACTCTTATAAAAGAGAGTCAAAATTCCTTCAAGAAAAAGTAAAACACTTTAATGATAAGGATGTTTTAGAAATAGGCTCGCATGCATGGGTTTCTTGGATAAAAGGAAATGCCACACCTAAATCTTTAGATTGTATTAATATATCTGAAGTTGAACTAGAAAAAGGAATTAATAATGCTAAAAACATACCATTTGAAATTAAATTTCATTTAATGGATGCTAATACATTAACCTTTAAAGATGAAATGTTTGATGTTGTTTATGGAGGAGCTATTTTACATCATTTAGATGTAAAGAAATCTATTTCAGAAATTTATCGTGTTCTTAAACCAAATGGTATAATCCTGTTTACAGAACCGTTAAATATGAATCCTTTTTATAAGCTATACAGGTACTTTAATAAAAAGGAGCGAACACCAGATGAGCACGCGTTAGTAAATAAAGACTTTAAGATTATTAAAGAGAAATTTACATTCGAGCACGTATTTCTCGATTTTTTCTCAGTAATTACAGGATATATATCATTAAAAATATTCGGAGACAAGAACTACGATAACTGGATAAACAAAATTGGGTATCGTTTAGATGTTTTTTTTTCAAAAATTCCTTTTCTTCACGTTTTATTTGCGAGAGTAATAATATATGGTACTAAGAAGTAA